Part of the Bubalus bubalis isolate 160015118507 breed Murrah chromosome 9, NDDB_SH_1, whole genome shotgun sequence genome is shown below.
GTGCTGTTCCCACGGCCCTTCTGCCCAACCTCCACCCTCCTTGAATTGGGAGACCCACTCATCTCAGGTCACCTTGGCCAGGGGACCTCTCTGGATATCCCCAGATGGCCAGATCAGAGCATGGGCAGCAAGGGCAGCAGGAGTTTGTGGGGAAGACAGGAGTAGTGGGGGAAATGGAtgaacagagaaggaagagagacatacatacatacatagagaaaaacagcagagacagaaatgaatagagacacagagaaacagagacaggaagaaggaaaggaaatgaaatttaacAGGGACAGCATCCCCCAGAGAGGGactaacagaaaacagaaagatcaAGAGAAATGCAGGGGAGGCTTCAGAGAGGCAGAGTGATAAAAGAAGAAAGCCCGCAGGGGGATCGAGCAGCCCTCATGACCCTTCTTGGCACCTGGCTCCCTCCATCCGTCCTTCCCAGCGGGTTCCCACAATAGCCAGTGCTTGGAGGGGAGAATGGGGGCGGCAAACACAGGGGTGAGAAGGGCCCGTAGTCACCCTCCCCAGCAACCACCATCCCACTCCACCCTATCCCAGCCAAGCTCTCTCCTCGCCTCCCCCCAGCTTGACCCACTTCCCAACTTCCCACCGCACTGGCGATGCCAGCCAGGCCCTGGGATGCCCTGCTATCTTCCCCTAGCACCCCCAGCCAGGACCCCAGCCAGGCCCAGCAGTGCCCCCCCAGGCCCCATCCATCctgacccacctcccacccaacCCGGGATGCCAGCCAGGCTCTCAGTTCCTTGCCATCTCCCCCATAGGCGTGACTCACCCGTCGCCTGGGACCCAGCCAGGCCCCCTGTTCTCTCCCCAGCCCTGACCCACCACCTCCCATCTTCCACCCCAACCAGGCCCACCAGTGCCCCGCAGGCCCCGTCAATACTGACCCACCTCCCAACCCATCACTCCAGTTCCCCGTCGTCTCCCCGGAGCCCTGACTCACCCCTCACCCGGAACTCCTGCCAGGGCCACCtgacccccgcccccaggcccccgCCCCAGTTCCCAGGTCGCCGCCCCAGCCCCCGGCCACCTGGGGTCGCTGACGAGCAGCAGCACCGAGCCGTCCTGTAGGCGCACGTCGCGCACCGTCTGGTGGTCGTCCAGCCGCCGCGCGTTGTAGTAGAAGGTGCGCTTCCAGGAGCTCACTCCCTGGCCCACGAGCTGGGCGCGCAGGTCGCTGAGCGTGTCCCGCGGCCGCACAGTGAGCGGCAGCAGCAGCGCCTCGTCCGCCAGGTGCACCTTGATGTGGTAGCGCTTCCAGCGAGACAGGCCCCGCCGCAGCCCCTCCATGGCCCGCACCGGGCGCTCGGACCCGGCTTGGGGCCCCGCGCGCGCGCGCCCGCCCTCCGCACCCACCCGACCGGCCAGGCCGCCCGCCCCCGCCGcggccgcgccccgccccgccctcctgGGCACGCCCGGCGCGCAGGCTGGAGGCCCCGCGAGGGCGGGGCGCGGCGGGAGACTCGCCGGCCCCGAGCCCTCACCCTCAGACGTCCCTCGGTTTACGCCGAGATGTATTAAGTGCCTACTGCGCGCCAGGCAGATGGAGGCGCCCAGGGAACCAGGGAATGAAATGTACAGAAAACAGCCGCATCATAAAGATCACTATGTAAATGCACACTGCATCCGATCGTGGGAAGTGCCAGGCAGGGACCAGAGCTCCAGACTGGCCGGCTATTTCAGAGATCAAGGTCAAGGGAGGCCCCTCTGTGGAGGTGGCATTTGAATGGAGATCTGACGGAGGAGTGAGCCAGCCAAGCAAAAGGTCACAATCAAGAGTGCTTACTGCATGCTGAGCTGGGGAACAGCCCGTGCAAAAGCCCTGGGGCAAGACCCTGCCTAGTGTCTTGGAGGAACAATGAGGAGGCCAgtggggctggagcagagtgagctAAGCGGGCGGGGGGACGGTGAGGTGCGGGGAATGCAGCAGGTCGTGCAGGGCCTTGAGGGTCCACAAGCAGGACTTGGGCTTTTACCCCAAGGGAGATGGGAGCCCTGGAGGGAAGTGACTGAGGTTTGTATTTGTATCTGACTCTCATTTAGTCCCTTATTTCCTTGATGATACATTCGACCAGTATTTATTCTGTGTCCAGGCTGGGTGAGTGATGCTGTGCACCAGAGAAATCTCAATTTAGGGCTA
Proteins encoded:
- the LOC123466173 gene encoding ubiquitin domain-containing protein TINCR isoform X2 — protein: MEGLRRGLSRWKRYHIKVHLADEALLLPLTVRPRDTLSDLRAQLVGQGVSSWKRTFYYNARRLDDHQTVRDVRLQDGSVLLLVSDPR
- the LOC123466173 gene encoding ubiquitin domain-containing protein TINCR isoform X1, whose translation is MEGLRRGLSRWKRYHIKVHLADEALLLPLTVRPRDTLSDLRAQLVGQGVSSWKRTFYYNARRLDDHQTVRDVRLQDGSVLLLVSDPRFWAPRIDAETLACPAAAHHLGPF